The proteins below come from a single uncultured Fusobacterium sp. genomic window:
- the opp1C gene encoding nickel/cobalt ABC transporter permease, which translates to MLKRLLKNKMALMCITLIFILVILGVFAPVFAPNDPYENNILNKFAPYSWEYPLGTDHLGRCVFSRMIYGIRPTLFLSLVTMVGTIGLGTLMGLLSGYFKGIIDDVIMRIVDMMLSFPSQIMILAIVALLGVDIRNVIIANVFIKWAWYARMIRTNVIKYTDKNFILFSRCIGSGERFILFRHMIPCIASEMAVLATLDIGWAVLNISTLSFLGLGVQAPIPEWGAMLNEAKNVMTTNPIQMIAPGIAVVILVAAFNFLGDCLRDAFDPKEAEI; encoded by the coding sequence AAAATAAAATGGCTTTAATGTGTATAACTTTAATTTTTATATTAGTTATCTTAGGAGTTTTTGCTCCTGTTTTTGCTCCAAATGATCCCTATGAAAATAATATTTTAAATAAATTTGCTCCATATTCATGGGAATATCCTTTAGGAACTGATCACTTGGGAAGATGTGTTTTTTCAAGAATGATATATGGAATAAGACCGACTCTTTTCTTATCATTGGTTACAATGGTGGGAACTATTGGATTAGGAACATTGATGGGATTATTATCTGGATATTTCAAAGGAATAATTGATGATGTAATAATGAGAATAGTAGATATGATGCTGTCTTTTCCGAGTCAAATAATGATACTGGCCATAGTTGCTTTATTAGGTGTAGATATTAGAAATGTTATTATAGCCAATGTTTTTATTAAATGGGCTTGGTATGCAAGAATGATCAGAACCAATGTTATAAAATATACAGATAAAAATTTTATTCTTTTTTCAAGATGTATAGGTTCAGGAGAAAGATTTATTTTATTTAGACATATGATTCCATGTATTGCTTCAGAGATGGCAGTATTAGCTACATTAGATATAGGTTGGGCAGTTTTAAATATATCAACTTTATCTTTTTTAGGACTTGGAGTACAAGCACCTATTCCAGAGTGGGGGGCTATGTTAAATGAAGCAAAAAATGTAATGACTACAAATCCAATACAGATGATAGCTCCAGGGATAGCTGTTGTTATATTAGTAGCAGCTTTCAACTTTTTAGGAGATTGTTTAAGAGATGCTTTTGATCCAAAGGAGGCAGAGATTTAA
- a CDS encoding ABC transporter ATP-binding protein, producing the protein MKKTLLKVENISIYLKKKNIKNCLVENISFELKEGECLGILGESGSGKSLTCKSIMGLLDNRTFFTEGKAIYNGENLLECKGEELRKLRGKEIAMILQNPMTCFDPLYTVGYQIAETFTEHTSYSAEEIKKRSIEILEKMQLKNPEDILLKFPHQLSGGMLQRIMIGLALAMNPKFIIADEPTTAIDAITQYEIMKEFQKIKKDGKVGMIFISHDLGVISEISDYVIVMNKGKIVSQGKKDEVFKETKDEFTKMLIEKKLVVMNRYKEIMKGGKNAVRG; encoded by the coding sequence ATGAAAAAAACATTGTTAAAAGTAGAAAATATCTCTATATATCTTAAGAAAAAGAATATAAAAAACTGTTTAGTAGAAAATATCTCCTTTGAATTAAAAGAGGGGGAGTGTCTTGGAATTTTAGGAGAGAGTGGAAGTGGAAAAAGCTTAACATGTAAATCTATTATGGGATTATTGGATAATAGAACTTTTTTTACAGAAGGAAAAGCTATATATAATGGAGAAAATTTACTTGAGTGTAAAGGGGAAGAGTTAAGAAAATTAAGAGGAAAAGAGATCGCTATGATTTTACAAAATCCAATGACATGTTTTGATCCTCTATATACAGTTGGTTATCAAATAGCAGAAACTTTTACAGAACATACATCTTATTCAGCTGAAGAGATAAAAAAGAGATCTATTGAAATTTTAGAAAAAATGCAATTGAAAAATCCTGAAGATATTTTATTAAAATTTCCTCATCAATTAAGTGGGGGAATGTTACAAAGAATAATGATTGGGTTAGCTTTAGCAATGAATCCTAAATTTATAATAGCAGATGAACCTACTACAGCTATAGATGCTATTACTCAATATGAAATCATGAAAGAGTTTCAAAAAATAAAAAAAGATGGAAAAGTTGGAATGATATTTATATCTCATGATTTAGGAGTAATTTCAGAGATTTCAGATTATGTTATCGTAATGAATAAGGGGAAAATTGTTTCACAAGGCAAAAAAGATGAAGTATTTAAAGAAACAAAAGATGAATTTACAAAAATGT